In Vitis riparia cultivar Riparia Gloire de Montpellier isolate 1030 chromosome 19, EGFV_Vit.rip_1.0, whole genome shotgun sequence, the following proteins share a genomic window:
- the LOC117909556 gene encoding kinesin-like protein KIN-14F isoform X2 produces the protein MLIHDTRESYFTFPSLCVRLDLLYSTLISAIHSPELLRVVFHRIVRSIVEEEKMPQETNCNSIFTSPGKSLRGLKSLASNNEAAGYVEEIINDHELAHRKAEEAASRRYQAAEWLRQMDQGAWAALPKDPSEEDFCLALRNGLILCNVLNKVNPGAVLKVVENPIIAVQSTEAAAQSAIQYFENMRNFLVAVGAMKLLTFEASDLEKGGSSSKVVDCILCLKGYYEWRQAGGIGVWRYGGTVRITSLPKESPSSLVGSESADESLDESESSQYEQLLEYLHLSSEVSTEGSKAADALTFLFDRFGLGLLQAYLTDKNGIEDWPLNEMVIDTLLRKVVEDFSGQIVSQYNQLGMILKKILKGDTIPLSKHEFLEAITQYLDQKNSLALSDLSKFCICGGKREVIRHSNNLSADHAQLINLHQRQVQELKSFFHETKLEVKQIQSNWDEELRRLVYHVKGLEVAGSSYQKVLEENRLLYNQVQDLKGTIRVYCRVRPFLPGQSNGQSTVEYIGENGNIMIVNPLRQGKDARKVFSFNKVFGTNVTQEQIYEDTQPLVRSVLDGFNVCIFAYGQTGSGKTYTMSGPDLTTQETWGVNYRALRDLFQISKARVDAIEYEVGVQMIEIYNEQVRDLLVSDGSNRRLDIRNNSQLNGLNVPDASLLPVTCTQDVLELMRIGQRNRAVGATALNERSSRSHSVLTVHVQGKELVSGSILRGCLHLVDLAGSERVDKSEAVGERLKEAQHINRSLSALGDVISALAQKSPHIPYRNSKLTQVLQDSLGGQAKTLMFVHINPEVNAIGETISTLKFAERVSSIELGAARSNKETGEIRDLKEEISNLKLTMERKEAELEQLKGANTRSTTEAQKPRVVSPFRMPRYGSNASLKPEVCQRPIDDTRSSEARSCSSGKQRRLRFPSAFTDKELVPKMPFLADEKLASSGKPRSPSPPVRRSLSTDRGALIKSRIKLDPADDQPIMKLQFPARIAMNKSFATTSSNPSTENSSRGSTALLEPPKQDNISDVFYSLQRINSRKVHPEHEEEQFKHALNVRQGGVRKNKPENKAKAKYQMPVKIQKSEVAPTSLSDTDSSGKMEEARKSDFSEPENEHGLVGSTFQGALRVKKLHNFSRNSQNLEPRGLVQAVEPLLAGKHENKLPHGVVRYLKEGSNTSMPEFRRSRSSPRGKLMILP, from the exons ATGCTCATTCACGACACACGAGAATCCTATTTCACCTTCCCGTCTCTCTGTGTGAGATTGGATCTACTCTACTCCACTCTCATTTCCGCCATACACTCGCCGGAGCTCCTCAG GGTTGTTTTTCATAGAATTGTGAGGAGTATTGTTGAGGAAGAGAAGATGCCGCAAGAGACTAACTGTAATTCAATTTTCACGTCTCCGGGGAAGAGTTTGAGAGGATTGAAGAGCTTGGCTTCCAACAATGAGGCTGCCGGCTATGTTGAAGAGATCATCAATGATCATGAATTGGCTCATAGAAAAGCTGAAGAAGCAG CTTCAAGGAGGTACCAAGCAGCGGAATGGCTGAGGCAGATGGACCAGGGTGCATGGGCAGCACTGCCCAAAGACCCATCAGAAGAAGACTTCTGTCTCGCTCTCCGCAATGGCCTCATTCTTTGCAATGTCCTCAACAAAGTCAATCCTGGCGCTGTTCTCAAG GTGGTGGAGAACCCCATCATCGCTGTCCAGTCCACTGAAGCTGCTGCCCAGTCTGCAATTCAGTACTTTGAGAACATGAGGAATTTTCTGGTTGCTGTTGGAGCCATGAAGCTCTTGACTTTCGAAGCTTCCGATTTGGAGAAG GGAGGCTCATCAAGTAAAGTTGTTGATTGCATTCTCTGTCTGAAAGGCTATTATGAGTGGAGGCAAGCAGGGGGAATTGGGGTTTGGAGGTATGGGGGGACCGTAAGGATCACATCCCTCCCGAAGGAATCACCATCCTCCTTGGTTGGCAGTGAAAGTGCTGATGAGTCATTGGATGAATCTGAATCGTCTCAATATGAGCAGCTATTAGAATATCTCCATCTTTCTAGTGAGGTCTCAACAGAAGGATCCAAAGCAGCTGATGCTCTGACATTTCTGTTTGATCGTTTTGGTCTTGGACTTCTACAGGCTTATCTTACTGACAAGAATGGAATTGAAGACTGGCCTTTGAATGAAATG GTCATTGATACTTTGCTCAGGAAGGTAGTTGAGGATTTTTCAGGGCAAATTGTTTCTCAGTACAATCAG CTTGGaatgattttgaagaaaattctGAAAGGTGACACTATTCCTCTATCAAAACATGAATTCCTAGAAGCCATTACACAATATCTTGATCAGAAAAATAGTTTGGCATTGAGTGATCTCTCCAAATTCTGCATCTGTGGAGGGAAACGAGAGGTTATCAGGCATAGCAATAATCTGTCTGCTGATCACGCACAACTAATCAATCTCCATCAGAGACAGGTCCAG GagctaaaatcattttttcatgaGACAAAACTAGAAGTTAAACAGATTCAATCCAACTGGGATGAAGAACTTAGAAGACTTG TGTACCATGTTAAAGGACTTGAGGTAGCTGGGTCTTCCTATCAGAAGGTTTTAGAGGAGAACCGCCTGCTTTACAATCAAGTTCAAGACCTGAAAG GAACCATAAGGGTTTACTGTAGGGTGAGGCCCTTCTTACCAGGTCAATCAAATGGGCAGTCTACAGTAGAATATAttggagaaaatggaaatatcATGATTGTCAATCCTCTCAGGCAAGGAAAAGATGCGAGAAAGGTGTTTTCATTCAACAAAGTTTTTGGGACAAATGTGACACAAG AGCAAATATATGAAGACACTCAACCATTGGTCAGATCTGTTCTAGATGGTTTTAATGTTTGCATTTTTGCATATGGGCAGACAGGCTCAGGGAAGACATACACAATG AGTGGACCTGATTTAACAACTCAGGAGACATGGGGCGTAAATTATCGGGCTCTGCGTGACTTATTCCAAATCTCAAAAGCAAGGGTGGATGCCATAGAATATGAAGTTGGAGTCCAAATGATTGAGATATACAACGAACAAGTCAGAGATCTATTAGTCAGTGATGGCTCTAACAGAAG ATTAGATATCCGGAACAATTCTCAATTGAATGGCCTTAATGTACCTGACGCAAGTTTACTTCCAGTTACATGTACTCAAGATGTTCTTGAGTTGATGAGAATTGGCCAAAGGAATCGTGCTGTGGGTGCTACTGCTTTAAATGAGCGAAGTAGCCGTTCTCATAG TGTGTTAACAGTTCATGTCCAGGGAAAGGAGTTGGTTTCTGGATCCATTCTTAGGGGCTGCCTCCATCTAGTTGATCTGGCAGGAAGTGAGAGAGTAGATAAATCTGAGGCCGTTGGTGAAAGACTGAAAGAAGCCCAACATATAAATAGATCTCTTTCAGCACTTGGAGATGTCATCTCTGCTCTTGCTCAAAAGAGTCCACATATTCCTTATAGGAACAGCAAACTTACTCAAGTATTGCAAGATTCTTTAG gCGGGCAAGCGAAAACATTGATGTTTGTACATATAAATCCTGAAGTTAATGCTATTGGAGAAACAATTAGCACACTCAAGTTTGCAGAGAGGGTCTCCTCCATAGAACTTGGGGCAGCTCGATCTAACAAAGAAACTGGTGAAATCCGAGATCTTAAAGAAGAG ATTTCAAACCTTAAACTGACAATGGAGAGGAAAGAAGCTGAATTGGAACAACTGAAAGGTGCAAACACCCGAAGCACCACGGAAGCACAAAAACCAAGAGTAGTTTCACCTTTCCGAATGCCTAGATATGGTAGTAATGCCAGCTTGAAGCCTGAAGTCTGTCAGCGACCCATTGATGACACTAGAAGCTCTGAG GCTAGAAGCTGTTCTTCAGGTAAGCAGAGGAGGTTGCGGTTTCCCTCTGCTTTCACAGACAAAGAGCTGGTCCCAAAGATGCCTTTTCTAGCTGACGAAAAATTAGCAAGCTCTGGAAAGCCAAGGTCACCATCCCCTCCTGTTAGGAGATCATTATCCACTGATAGAGGGGCTCTAATTAAAAGCAGGATCAAGCTTGACCCAGCTGATGACCAACCAATCATGAAACTACAGTTTCCAGCTAGAATAGCCATGAATAAATCCTTTGCCACAACATCATCAAATCCATCGACAGAAAACAGCTCAAGAGGATCTACAGCTTTGCTCGAGCCGCCTAAGCAGGATAACATCTCTGATGTGTTCTACAGCCTCCAGAGGATCAACTCAAGGAAAGTTCACCCAGAACATGAAGAGGAGCAGTTTAAGCATGCTCTTAATGTAAGGCAAGGTGGTGTTAGGAAAAACAAGCCTGAGAATAAGGCTAAAGCTAAGTATCAAATGCCAGTTAAGATCCAGAAATCTGAAGTAGCTCCAACATCACTTTCTGATACGGATTCTAGTGGAAAGATGGAAGAGGCTAGAAAAAGTGACTTTTCTGAGCCAGAAAACGAGCATGGACTTGTTGGGTCAACTTTCCAGGGTGCTTTGAGGGTGAAAAAGCTTCACAACTTCTCAAGGAATTCCCAGAATCTTGAACCAAG aGGACTAGTGCAGGCAGTAGAACCCTTGCTGGCTGGGAAACATGAAAACAAACTCCCACACGGTGTGGTCCGCTATCTAAAAGAAGGCAGCAACACATCAATGCCTGAATTCAGAAGGAGCCGGTCCTCTCCTCGTGGAAAATTGATGATTCTACCTTGA
- the LOC117909556 gene encoding kinesin-like protein KIN-14F isoform X3 — translation MSPHFESGNHLVVFHRIVRSIVEEEKMPQETNCNSIFTSPGKSLRGLKSLASNNEAAGYVEEIINDHELAHRKAEEAASRRYQAAEWLRQMDQGAWAALPKDPSEEDFCLALRNGLILCNVLNKVNPGAVLKVVENPIIAVQSTEAAAQSAIQYFENMRNFLVAVGAMKLLTFEASDLEKGGSSSKVVDCILCLKGYYEWRQAGGIGVWRYGGTVRITSLPKESPSSLVGSESADESLDESESSQYEQLLEYLHLSSEVSTEGSKAADALTFLFDRFGLGLLQAYLTDKNGIEDWPLNEMVIDTLLRKVVEDFSGQIVSQYNQLGMILKKILKGDTIPLSKHEFLEAITQYLDQKNSLALSDLSKFCICGGKREVIRHSNNLSADHAQLINLHQRQVQELKSFFHETKLEVKQIQSNWDEELRRLVYHVKGLEVAGSSYQKVLEENRLLYNQVQDLKGTIRVYCRVRPFLPGQSNGQSTVEYIGENGNIMIVNPLRQGKDARKVFSFNKVFGTNVTQEQIYEDTQPLVRSVLDGFNVCIFAYGQTGSGKTYTMSGPDLTTQETWGVNYRALRDLFQISKARVDAIEYEVGVQMIEIYNEQVRDLLVSDGSNRRLDIRNNSQLNGLNVPDASLLPVTCTQDVLELMRIGQRNRAVGATALNERSSRSHSVLTVHVQGKELVSGSILRGCLHLVDLAGSERVDKSEAVGERLKEAQHINRSLSALGDVISALAQKSPHIPYRNSKLTQVLQDSLGGQAKTLMFVHINPEVNAIGETISTLKFAERVSSIELGAARSNKETGEIRDLKEEISNLKLTMERKEAELEQLKGANTRSTTEAQKPRVVSPFRMPRYGSNASLKPEVCQRPIDDTRSSEARSCSSGKQRRLRFPSAFTDKELVPKMPFLADEKLASSGKPRSPSPPVRRSLSTDRGALIKSRIKLDPADDQPIMKLQFPARIAMNKSFATTSSNPSTENSSRGSTALLEPPKQDNISDVFYSLQRINSRKVHPEHEEEQFKHALNVRQGGVRKNKPENKAKAKYQMPVKIQKSEVAPTSLSDTDSSGKMEEARKSDFSEPENEHGLVGSTFQGALRVKKLHNFSRNSQNLEPRGLVQAVEPLLAGKHENKLPHGVVRYLKEGSNTSMPEFRRSRSSPRGKLMILP, via the exons ATGAGCCCACACTTTGAATCAGGAAACCATCT GGTTGTTTTTCATAGAATTGTGAGGAGTATTGTTGAGGAAGAGAAGATGCCGCAAGAGACTAACTGTAATTCAATTTTCACGTCTCCGGGGAAGAGTTTGAGAGGATTGAAGAGCTTGGCTTCCAACAATGAGGCTGCCGGCTATGTTGAAGAGATCATCAATGATCATGAATTGGCTCATAGAAAAGCTGAAGAAGCAG CTTCAAGGAGGTACCAAGCAGCGGAATGGCTGAGGCAGATGGACCAGGGTGCATGGGCAGCACTGCCCAAAGACCCATCAGAAGAAGACTTCTGTCTCGCTCTCCGCAATGGCCTCATTCTTTGCAATGTCCTCAACAAAGTCAATCCTGGCGCTGTTCTCAAG GTGGTGGAGAACCCCATCATCGCTGTCCAGTCCACTGAAGCTGCTGCCCAGTCTGCAATTCAGTACTTTGAGAACATGAGGAATTTTCTGGTTGCTGTTGGAGCCATGAAGCTCTTGACTTTCGAAGCTTCCGATTTGGAGAAG GGAGGCTCATCAAGTAAAGTTGTTGATTGCATTCTCTGTCTGAAAGGCTATTATGAGTGGAGGCAAGCAGGGGGAATTGGGGTTTGGAGGTATGGGGGGACCGTAAGGATCACATCCCTCCCGAAGGAATCACCATCCTCCTTGGTTGGCAGTGAAAGTGCTGATGAGTCATTGGATGAATCTGAATCGTCTCAATATGAGCAGCTATTAGAATATCTCCATCTTTCTAGTGAGGTCTCAACAGAAGGATCCAAAGCAGCTGATGCTCTGACATTTCTGTTTGATCGTTTTGGTCTTGGACTTCTACAGGCTTATCTTACTGACAAGAATGGAATTGAAGACTGGCCTTTGAATGAAATG GTCATTGATACTTTGCTCAGGAAGGTAGTTGAGGATTTTTCAGGGCAAATTGTTTCTCAGTACAATCAG CTTGGaatgattttgaagaaaattctGAAAGGTGACACTATTCCTCTATCAAAACATGAATTCCTAGAAGCCATTACACAATATCTTGATCAGAAAAATAGTTTGGCATTGAGTGATCTCTCCAAATTCTGCATCTGTGGAGGGAAACGAGAGGTTATCAGGCATAGCAATAATCTGTCTGCTGATCACGCACAACTAATCAATCTCCATCAGAGACAGGTCCAG GagctaaaatcattttttcatgaGACAAAACTAGAAGTTAAACAGATTCAATCCAACTGGGATGAAGAACTTAGAAGACTTG TGTACCATGTTAAAGGACTTGAGGTAGCTGGGTCTTCCTATCAGAAGGTTTTAGAGGAGAACCGCCTGCTTTACAATCAAGTTCAAGACCTGAAAG GAACCATAAGGGTTTACTGTAGGGTGAGGCCCTTCTTACCAGGTCAATCAAATGGGCAGTCTACAGTAGAATATAttggagaaaatggaaatatcATGATTGTCAATCCTCTCAGGCAAGGAAAAGATGCGAGAAAGGTGTTTTCATTCAACAAAGTTTTTGGGACAAATGTGACACAAG AGCAAATATATGAAGACACTCAACCATTGGTCAGATCTGTTCTAGATGGTTTTAATGTTTGCATTTTTGCATATGGGCAGACAGGCTCAGGGAAGACATACACAATG AGTGGACCTGATTTAACAACTCAGGAGACATGGGGCGTAAATTATCGGGCTCTGCGTGACTTATTCCAAATCTCAAAAGCAAGGGTGGATGCCATAGAATATGAAGTTGGAGTCCAAATGATTGAGATATACAACGAACAAGTCAGAGATCTATTAGTCAGTGATGGCTCTAACAGAAG ATTAGATATCCGGAACAATTCTCAATTGAATGGCCTTAATGTACCTGACGCAAGTTTACTTCCAGTTACATGTACTCAAGATGTTCTTGAGTTGATGAGAATTGGCCAAAGGAATCGTGCTGTGGGTGCTACTGCTTTAAATGAGCGAAGTAGCCGTTCTCATAG TGTGTTAACAGTTCATGTCCAGGGAAAGGAGTTGGTTTCTGGATCCATTCTTAGGGGCTGCCTCCATCTAGTTGATCTGGCAGGAAGTGAGAGAGTAGATAAATCTGAGGCCGTTGGTGAAAGACTGAAAGAAGCCCAACATATAAATAGATCTCTTTCAGCACTTGGAGATGTCATCTCTGCTCTTGCTCAAAAGAGTCCACATATTCCTTATAGGAACAGCAAACTTACTCAAGTATTGCAAGATTCTTTAG gCGGGCAAGCGAAAACATTGATGTTTGTACATATAAATCCTGAAGTTAATGCTATTGGAGAAACAATTAGCACACTCAAGTTTGCAGAGAGGGTCTCCTCCATAGAACTTGGGGCAGCTCGATCTAACAAAGAAACTGGTGAAATCCGAGATCTTAAAGAAGAG ATTTCAAACCTTAAACTGACAATGGAGAGGAAAGAAGCTGAATTGGAACAACTGAAAGGTGCAAACACCCGAAGCACCACGGAAGCACAAAAACCAAGAGTAGTTTCACCTTTCCGAATGCCTAGATATGGTAGTAATGCCAGCTTGAAGCCTGAAGTCTGTCAGCGACCCATTGATGACACTAGAAGCTCTGAG GCTAGAAGCTGTTCTTCAGGTAAGCAGAGGAGGTTGCGGTTTCCCTCTGCTTTCACAGACAAAGAGCTGGTCCCAAAGATGCCTTTTCTAGCTGACGAAAAATTAGCAAGCTCTGGAAAGCCAAGGTCACCATCCCCTCCTGTTAGGAGATCATTATCCACTGATAGAGGGGCTCTAATTAAAAGCAGGATCAAGCTTGACCCAGCTGATGACCAACCAATCATGAAACTACAGTTTCCAGCTAGAATAGCCATGAATAAATCCTTTGCCACAACATCATCAAATCCATCGACAGAAAACAGCTCAAGAGGATCTACAGCTTTGCTCGAGCCGCCTAAGCAGGATAACATCTCTGATGTGTTCTACAGCCTCCAGAGGATCAACTCAAGGAAAGTTCACCCAGAACATGAAGAGGAGCAGTTTAAGCATGCTCTTAATGTAAGGCAAGGTGGTGTTAGGAAAAACAAGCCTGAGAATAAGGCTAAAGCTAAGTATCAAATGCCAGTTAAGATCCAGAAATCTGAAGTAGCTCCAACATCACTTTCTGATACGGATTCTAGTGGAAAGATGGAAGAGGCTAGAAAAAGTGACTTTTCTGAGCCAGAAAACGAGCATGGACTTGTTGGGTCAACTTTCCAGGGTGCTTTGAGGGTGAAAAAGCTTCACAACTTCTCAAGGAATTCCCAGAATCTTGAACCAAG aGGACTAGTGCAGGCAGTAGAACCCTTGCTGGCTGGGAAACATGAAAACAAACTCCCACACGGTGTGGTCCGCTATCTAAAAGAAGGCAGCAACACATCAATGCCTGAATTCAGAAGGAGCCGGTCCTCTCCTCGTGGAAAATTGATGATTCTACCTTGA
- the LOC117909556 gene encoding kinesin-like protein KIN-14F isoform X1, producing MENLNAHSRHTRILFHLPVSLCEIGSTLLHSHFRHTLAGAPQVRYRICRVVFHRIVRSIVEEEKMPQETNCNSIFTSPGKSLRGLKSLASNNEAAGYVEEIINDHELAHRKAEEAASRRYQAAEWLRQMDQGAWAALPKDPSEEDFCLALRNGLILCNVLNKVNPGAVLKVVENPIIAVQSTEAAAQSAIQYFENMRNFLVAVGAMKLLTFEASDLEKGGSSSKVVDCILCLKGYYEWRQAGGIGVWRYGGTVRITSLPKESPSSLVGSESADESLDESESSQYEQLLEYLHLSSEVSTEGSKAADALTFLFDRFGLGLLQAYLTDKNGIEDWPLNEMVIDTLLRKVVEDFSGQIVSQYNQLGMILKKILKGDTIPLSKHEFLEAITQYLDQKNSLALSDLSKFCICGGKREVIRHSNNLSADHAQLINLHQRQVQELKSFFHETKLEVKQIQSNWDEELRRLVYHVKGLEVAGSSYQKVLEENRLLYNQVQDLKGTIRVYCRVRPFLPGQSNGQSTVEYIGENGNIMIVNPLRQGKDARKVFSFNKVFGTNVTQEQIYEDTQPLVRSVLDGFNVCIFAYGQTGSGKTYTMSGPDLTTQETWGVNYRALRDLFQISKARVDAIEYEVGVQMIEIYNEQVRDLLVSDGSNRRLDIRNNSQLNGLNVPDASLLPVTCTQDVLELMRIGQRNRAVGATALNERSSRSHSVLTVHVQGKELVSGSILRGCLHLVDLAGSERVDKSEAVGERLKEAQHINRSLSALGDVISALAQKSPHIPYRNSKLTQVLQDSLGGQAKTLMFVHINPEVNAIGETISTLKFAERVSSIELGAARSNKETGEIRDLKEEISNLKLTMERKEAELEQLKGANTRSTTEAQKPRVVSPFRMPRYGSNASLKPEVCQRPIDDTRSSEARSCSSGKQRRLRFPSAFTDKELVPKMPFLADEKLASSGKPRSPSPPVRRSLSTDRGALIKSRIKLDPADDQPIMKLQFPARIAMNKSFATTSSNPSTENSSRGSTALLEPPKQDNISDVFYSLQRINSRKVHPEHEEEQFKHALNVRQGGVRKNKPENKAKAKYQMPVKIQKSEVAPTSLSDTDSSGKMEEARKSDFSEPENEHGLVGSTFQGALRVKKLHNFSRNSQNLEPRGLVQAVEPLLAGKHENKLPHGVVRYLKEGSNTSMPEFRRSRSSPRGKLMILP from the exons ATGGAAAATTTGAATGCTCATTCACGACACACGAGAATCCTATTTCACCTTCCCGTCTCTCTGTGTGAGATTGGATCTACTCTACTCCACTCTCATTTCCGCCATACACTCGCCGGAGCTCCTCAGGTGAGATATCGGATATGCAG GGTTGTTTTTCATAGAATTGTGAGGAGTATTGTTGAGGAAGAGAAGATGCCGCAAGAGACTAACTGTAATTCAATTTTCACGTCTCCGGGGAAGAGTTTGAGAGGATTGAAGAGCTTGGCTTCCAACAATGAGGCTGCCGGCTATGTTGAAGAGATCATCAATGATCATGAATTGGCTCATAGAAAAGCTGAAGAAGCAG CTTCAAGGAGGTACCAAGCAGCGGAATGGCTGAGGCAGATGGACCAGGGTGCATGGGCAGCACTGCCCAAAGACCCATCAGAAGAAGACTTCTGTCTCGCTCTCCGCAATGGCCTCATTCTTTGCAATGTCCTCAACAAAGTCAATCCTGGCGCTGTTCTCAAG GTGGTGGAGAACCCCATCATCGCTGTCCAGTCCACTGAAGCTGCTGCCCAGTCTGCAATTCAGTACTTTGAGAACATGAGGAATTTTCTGGTTGCTGTTGGAGCCATGAAGCTCTTGACTTTCGAAGCTTCCGATTTGGAGAAG GGAGGCTCATCAAGTAAAGTTGTTGATTGCATTCTCTGTCTGAAAGGCTATTATGAGTGGAGGCAAGCAGGGGGAATTGGGGTTTGGAGGTATGGGGGGACCGTAAGGATCACATCCCTCCCGAAGGAATCACCATCCTCCTTGGTTGGCAGTGAAAGTGCTGATGAGTCATTGGATGAATCTGAATCGTCTCAATATGAGCAGCTATTAGAATATCTCCATCTTTCTAGTGAGGTCTCAACAGAAGGATCCAAAGCAGCTGATGCTCTGACATTTCTGTTTGATCGTTTTGGTCTTGGACTTCTACAGGCTTATCTTACTGACAAGAATGGAATTGAAGACTGGCCTTTGAATGAAATG GTCATTGATACTTTGCTCAGGAAGGTAGTTGAGGATTTTTCAGGGCAAATTGTTTCTCAGTACAATCAG CTTGGaatgattttgaagaaaattctGAAAGGTGACACTATTCCTCTATCAAAACATGAATTCCTAGAAGCCATTACACAATATCTTGATCAGAAAAATAGTTTGGCATTGAGTGATCTCTCCAAATTCTGCATCTGTGGAGGGAAACGAGAGGTTATCAGGCATAGCAATAATCTGTCTGCTGATCACGCACAACTAATCAATCTCCATCAGAGACAGGTCCAG GagctaaaatcattttttcatgaGACAAAACTAGAAGTTAAACAGATTCAATCCAACTGGGATGAAGAACTTAGAAGACTTG TGTACCATGTTAAAGGACTTGAGGTAGCTGGGTCTTCCTATCAGAAGGTTTTAGAGGAGAACCGCCTGCTTTACAATCAAGTTCAAGACCTGAAAG GAACCATAAGGGTTTACTGTAGGGTGAGGCCCTTCTTACCAGGTCAATCAAATGGGCAGTCTACAGTAGAATATAttggagaaaatggaaatatcATGATTGTCAATCCTCTCAGGCAAGGAAAAGATGCGAGAAAGGTGTTTTCATTCAACAAAGTTTTTGGGACAAATGTGACACAAG AGCAAATATATGAAGACACTCAACCATTGGTCAGATCTGTTCTAGATGGTTTTAATGTTTGCATTTTTGCATATGGGCAGACAGGCTCAGGGAAGACATACACAATG AGTGGACCTGATTTAACAACTCAGGAGACATGGGGCGTAAATTATCGGGCTCTGCGTGACTTATTCCAAATCTCAAAAGCAAGGGTGGATGCCATAGAATATGAAGTTGGAGTCCAAATGATTGAGATATACAACGAACAAGTCAGAGATCTATTAGTCAGTGATGGCTCTAACAGAAG ATTAGATATCCGGAACAATTCTCAATTGAATGGCCTTAATGTACCTGACGCAAGTTTACTTCCAGTTACATGTACTCAAGATGTTCTTGAGTTGATGAGAATTGGCCAAAGGAATCGTGCTGTGGGTGCTACTGCTTTAAATGAGCGAAGTAGCCGTTCTCATAG TGTGTTAACAGTTCATGTCCAGGGAAAGGAGTTGGTTTCTGGATCCATTCTTAGGGGCTGCCTCCATCTAGTTGATCTGGCAGGAAGTGAGAGAGTAGATAAATCTGAGGCCGTTGGTGAAAGACTGAAAGAAGCCCAACATATAAATAGATCTCTTTCAGCACTTGGAGATGTCATCTCTGCTCTTGCTCAAAAGAGTCCACATATTCCTTATAGGAACAGCAAACTTACTCAAGTATTGCAAGATTCTTTAG gCGGGCAAGCGAAAACATTGATGTTTGTACATATAAATCCTGAAGTTAATGCTATTGGAGAAACAATTAGCACACTCAAGTTTGCAGAGAGGGTCTCCTCCATAGAACTTGGGGCAGCTCGATCTAACAAAGAAACTGGTGAAATCCGAGATCTTAAAGAAGAG ATTTCAAACCTTAAACTGACAATGGAGAGGAAAGAAGCTGAATTGGAACAACTGAAAGGTGCAAACACCCGAAGCACCACGGAAGCACAAAAACCAAGAGTAGTTTCACCTTTCCGAATGCCTAGATATGGTAGTAATGCCAGCTTGAAGCCTGAAGTCTGTCAGCGACCCATTGATGACACTAGAAGCTCTGAG GCTAGAAGCTGTTCTTCAGGTAAGCAGAGGAGGTTGCGGTTTCCCTCTGCTTTCACAGACAAAGAGCTGGTCCCAAAGATGCCTTTTCTAGCTGACGAAAAATTAGCAAGCTCTGGAAAGCCAAGGTCACCATCCCCTCCTGTTAGGAGATCATTATCCACTGATAGAGGGGCTCTAATTAAAAGCAGGATCAAGCTTGACCCAGCTGATGACCAACCAATCATGAAACTACAGTTTCCAGCTAGAATAGCCATGAATAAATCCTTTGCCACAACATCATCAAATCCATCGACAGAAAACAGCTCAAGAGGATCTACAGCTTTGCTCGAGCCGCCTAAGCAGGATAACATCTCTGATGTGTTCTACAGCCTCCAGAGGATCAACTCAAGGAAAGTTCACCCAGAACATGAAGAGGAGCAGTTTAAGCATGCTCTTAATGTAAGGCAAGGTGGTGTTAGGAAAAACAAGCCTGAGAATAAGGCTAAAGCTAAGTATCAAATGCCAGTTAAGATCCAGAAATCTGAAGTAGCTCCAACATCACTTTCTGATACGGATTCTAGTGGAAAGATGGAAGAGGCTAGAAAAAGTGACTTTTCTGAGCCAGAAAACGAGCATGGACTTGTTGGGTCAACTTTCCAGGGTGCTTTGAGGGTGAAAAAGCTTCACAACTTCTCAAGGAATTCCCAGAATCTTGAACCAAG aGGACTAGTGCAGGCAGTAGAACCCTTGCTGGCTGGGAAACATGAAAACAAACTCCCACACGGTGTGGTCCGCTATCTAAAAGAAGGCAGCAACACATCAATGCCTGAATTCAGAAGGAGCCGGTCCTCTCCTCGTGGAAAATTGATGATTCTACCTTGA